The genomic stretch ctgcaatttcctgatgttaaactcagacaaaactgaagttattgtactaggccctgagcacctccgaaacaaattatctaatgatatagttactttagatggcattgccctggcctccagcaccaccgtaaggaatctgggagttgtcttcgaccaggatatgtcctttaactctcacattaaacaaacctcacggactgccttctttcatctacgtaacattgcgaagatcaggcacatcctgtgtcaaaatgatgcagaaaaattagtccatgcatttgttacctctagactcgattactgcaattccctattatcaggctgctccaataagtctcttaagactctccagttgatccagaatgctgcagcacgtgttctgactagaactagaaaaagagatcatattacgcctgtattagcttctctacactggctgcctgtaaaatccagaatagattttaaaatcgtcctcctcacctacaaagcgctaaacggtcaggccccatcatatcttaaagagctcatagtaccctactaccccactagagcactgcgctcacagaatgcagggttacttgaggttcctagagtctccaaacgtagaatgggagccagagccttcagctatcaagctcctcttctctggaaccagctcccagtttcagtccgggaggcagacaccgtctctacatttaagagtaggctaaagactttcctctttgataacgcttatacttaagctgctataggcatagactgccgggggacttcctatgacacactgtcataaggaacttcctatgacacactgagctcccctctccttctgtatatactcatgtcccatgtccatgttgttactaacttcattccttcccgggagtccttgtgcctccttgtctcgcagctaaccgtggagcggggtcacacctggagtgaggtcatacctggagcgggatcacaccagggagtgaggttatacctggagcatgggtacacttggagcagggtttcacctggatcttggtggtctccggtattgtggctgcatctgctgccgcgtcggtgcctgcttgacaccaactgctaccatccctaattaactacgtctgtacgagggactaccaatgctaacgagggatttccaacacctaatgacaatgtggcagcctggagaataacacttctcaatcactgccaaagacatcaagagctcccagcaagcatgctgatgctgcaggaaccaatgcacgggcatcgatcgcagggacgtcccacaccaatacacatggacgtactgaggagagatgctggacagtgctggctttccgatagttgtattatcactctttccatccaccactattggttttgtgttatcagccctacttgtattagttattacagctgctagactgctattgtggctgcttctatatctctctctctctatctctctctctctctcactctatctatctgtccccccagccggtctcggcagatggccgcccgccctgcgcccggttctgctccaggtttcttcccagtaatcggggagtttttcctggccacagtgcgcttggtggatcctgttgggtctcaaaactatggtgtacggtcatagacctgctctacatataaagcgtcttgagataacttctgttgtgatttgacgctatacaaaaataaattgatttgatttgatttgatttgatttgaacgcactcaagacgcattgaggacgcattgagatcgaaTCATTCAGACCACATTctgaggtggtctgggccacatatggccacattcttttagcggtgtgtacgtgaatgtgtccCTGGCCATATTAAGGAACGCCTACTCATCTGACGTCCCTCTGGGATCCGCGGGGTCtctctgcgctcctcaggtGAAGACAGGCAGACGCGAGCGCTTGTCAGCCTCGCGGAATGGAAAtgacctctgtgctctactgtatcctgttggtacaactgtattttattaaaatatatcttatctataggctacatatctacagactatcagtcTAGGCACGTGAAGCGCATTATTATCacactgtcggagatgtgttggtgtttttgcTCCGCTGCTTTGCACAGAGCTGACACCCGCCTGctcgcttgctcgctctcataCTCTGAAGCTCTGTGTGCCGCTGTTACCTCGCAAAGACATGTCGGCGGCATGGAGGTCCACGTggacaataaccttatattttgatgtttataaaatgtacccgaatttacaaatatgtaggatatcactactgacattcatgtaatcttacatctgctgtattagccatgagtttactacgtgtttgtttgcatatagaacggggaagtgagatcagataacaagtggtcactcaagaagCATGTgaagacgcattctaatgccaggtgtgaacagggtctaTGTAcggttaaaaaaagtttttggagtgagacaacaaaacaaacagttacAGTATATCCTGATGTGCCATGATGATGGCGATTCTGAAAAACATGCGAATGGGTTTCAAGAATGAAAATGCTTCCATGGTTGTTGTTGTCTAACCAAACGGTCTTCAGCTGAATACTTGATGCAAGAGGTTAACTGTTGTTCCTATAGGTCTTATTTATAGTTCAGTGTCGGACTTCAACCGCTGATAGCCCCATCACAACACTAGATGGATGTATTATACATGATCAAGATTGGTTTTGCTGTAGCCCTGACgtgtaaatacatttttgaggAGGAATACATCAGTTACGGTGCAGTATACGTGCAAGGACTGCAAAGCTACACCGTAACCTCttaacacaacacaactacaCCCACCCTTTACTGTTGAAGAGCTCTTTATAATCATTCACTGTTGAAGACTGCGAACATGAATCCGGTTTCTTTAAACATTTAGGTAGACAAAGAAATCTAGGATCTTCCACACCAGATTTCTACATGTTTGAGGCCTCGCTGAGACTAAAACCAGAGTCTTACAGTGTGCTCCCACCTTTCATGTACCTGGGCCCTGgagcctgatgatgtcatcaccatGGGGGACGGTTGGAAAAGCACTGCCTGCCATCGATGCTGTGGTTCACTTGTCTGTCGTTCCCTGCCCTATCTCTGGGCACAGGCCTTCTCTACATCGGCGATGGTCTTTGGTGCATTAGAGGACAGAATCAGAGGGCCTCCCTTGTCTCGGATCACCACATCATCCTCAATCCTGATGCCCAGGCCGCGGAAACGCTCTGGCACCTGGTCATTGTCCTCAGGGATGTACAAGCCTGTAGCAATAGAAGGAGGAAAGTGGAACATTTATGAAAGCAGtaattgggagagatgttctgAATGGTTGTGCTGCAGTTTGGATTTTTAAAACCTGATTTCACCCAGATTCTTGATTAACAGCCACAGCTGGACATTTTGAGGAAAAATCAAAAGAGTGAAAGGGTATACAAAAGGCTAGATACCTGGTTCTATAGTGATGGCCATTCCTGGCTGTAGAGGTTGTGAGCGGGACAGCTCAGGAGTGTCGTGGACGTCCATGCCCAGGTAATGCCCAACGTGGTGGGGGCAGTACCGTCGTGCAGCCTGGGATgagcataaaataaaattaaagcaTTAAGTAGTTGTATAGAAGTTTGCTGTTGTCCCACAGCAGCCACAGCTTGTTGCTAAACATTAATGACATGAAATTCAGATGCCACTGCGGCTAACTGTGGTGAATGAGCCTCATCAAATCACTTTCTACCTGCACTAACTGAGCACAACTGAATCCAGGAGCATCTAAACATCTCAATTAAAAGTGAACGCAAACACCAACACGCAATTTGAAGGAATCCTCTATATATGAGATAATTTGCACTACGTATAAATGTGACGTTTAGAATCGAATATGTGTtttagaatttcaaaataaaacatttttgaagaccaaatgtaatgttaaaaacCACAACGTGCCACTATTTTAGAGTGATTTGGCTATTGTGTGAGGCAAAAATGCAGGAAGTAGGATTTGCCCTTTATTCCTGAAGCCTATTTGGAAAGCACTTGCTTTTAATGCTGGCGACCACTATGCTCAAGAGGATCACCACAATCAGAAGAATTCAACCCAGTGGGTAACCTCCAGGTTTGAAAGTGAAGCCggtgctgaagtgccttaaacttgcattctttctaacagccagcagggggcgactcctctggttgcaaaaagaagtctgattgtatagaagtctatgagaaaatgagcctacttctcacttgatttattacctcaggaaacattgtaaacacgagtttatggtctcaatctcccAAAAtcgaccataaagcagggtatgctttagggcatggttATCTTGTTGATTGACAAGTCTctaccacgccgttgtccggtctggaaaTTGTCTGCGTTTACTGCGtctcacaactttaaccctttcacagtgtgttttcagttcacgaaAGTTAATTGAaaactttttggtcgcctaaaaatgtcctattcagggttcggttgtacttagctccaccctcttgtcccacttctggttgcaaaaagccaagacggcgacggccaaaatgccgaactcgaggcttcaaaacagcagttcacaaaccgatgggtgatgccacagtgactacgtccacttcttatatacagtctatgattcatgctctgaggaccatgaatatctgtacaatCTTGGCAATACATCCAACACGTCTAATACTAGACCAAAGCAGTAGACCAACTGACAGACCACATGACATACTGACATTGCCATCACTAGAGCCATGATGCTACAATAGCGTGGCTAAATATCATACATTCAAGAGGGCTGATAACTATGTGCCTCGCTTTTATATGAAGGTCTCTCACAGGGGAAgaccatcatcatcaatcaGTCAGCCAATGCAGAAGCCAacaaggcagaggaggaggcctCAGGCTCTCCAGGCCTTTCttagtgttttcttttctttctttttttattagagAAACCAGTTGAGTAAATTTACATCCAGCTTTGGTTTGGTTTGATTGTTTTATTTCCTAAAAAGAACCACTGCAGGAAATGAATATCTCTATTATACAAAGTTTACAGAGCCTTATGTTTCACGGAGGCTGTAATTAGGTCATTTCATCATTTACATTGGCCAAAGGAGCTTATGATAATTTCCTGACCGAAAACCACTGGTGAGGACATAAATAAaccaaaaatgtttaaattcaaCGCCAAACTGACAACGGTGATAATCTGATAGTATCTGGTGTGGTTGATTGATATTCAACAGCAGGGCAAGATTTCAATTTACACTACCAATATCCAGATAtttaatactgtgtgtgtgtgcatatgtctGTAAGCAGAACGTTAATGTCAGAGTGAAATATGATCTTCTTTATATATCAGAGACCCTTCATTCATCTTAAAGAGCAGCTGAGTTTTGGGATCTGGGAAACATAACTTTCTTGTATAGTAATAAATTTGCAACTCATCTTGAGGAATTTTGTTACCTGCAGCAACTTTGTTTTCCAGAAGCCAAGAGTtgcttatttgttttgtctacCAGCTGGAATCCATTCTCCTGCTATTTCTCTCATTATTACCTTTAGTAGATCAGCATCACTCGCGCTGGCCTTGACGATGCCTAGCCGCCTGAGCTGCCGTCCCAACAGAGCCAGCATGGTGCTGTAGATGTGATCCAGACTGACGCCCGTAGAGCAAAGAGACAAACAGGAGCGCTGGACCTCCAGGATGGCCTCGTACAGCTCAGCCTGGGCAGGGCTGAATCTGGTAGGAAAGAGGTGTGTTTGTTGTCGGTCATGGGAataattctcaaaaacaccTACTTAAAAAGGCCCTAAAATCTAGAGACATGGAATATGTATAAAGCTAACAAGAAATGATTCTACCTGAAAATATCCAATGAGGAAAAGATCTgagtaatgtgtgtgttcatgaaaTAAAAGGTGAGGACTAATGTGAAGAACAGCTGGATTTCAGTTAAAGGTCTGCAACCATAGTGAAGAATTTGTAGAGCATGTTGCAAGTCTCTACATAAAAATGCACAGATATTctttataaacataatttttcttTGAGCGGCACAATTTACAgtttaagattatttttccaTACTTACTTTCCATTCACTGGCCATGTTCGAGTAATATCACTAACGTAACCAAAGTATTCACAACCACCATCAAGCAGCACCATTTCACCATCCTGATGGAATAGAGAAAGTATAATGAGTTAGTTGACATATTCAGTcgttactttatatatatacactgtatataaatatatatgcatatatataacCACTTTTCAGAATGCTCAATGTGGATGTTCATTGCACCTCATGTGACAGGACAGATGCGTTAGCACATACAACACCTTCCTTTACCTTGATAATCTGGTTGTTGTTTATGTAGTGCAGAGTATTGGCTCGATTCCCTCCAGCAACAACAGGGGGGTAGGCCAGGAAGTTAGCGCCATGGATCCGATTCTCAAAATCAAACTGGAACATAAGATTTcatgtttataaaaaaaaaccttgtaAGCTCCGTGTTTGCAGTTGTCTATACTCTCCAATTTCTGTGAAAACTGCTTTTTAATTTGCAGTAACTACAAAACCGAGCTATAAAAACCAAACCACTGTAACTGCACTCTGGCTTGGTTAATCTCTGAGCTCTAGAAGCTGTTGTCACACTTACTTTAATATCTACAGCTAAAACAACAGAGCAATGTCAAGTTAAAGCTAGACTTCTAAAGCTAAATCTAAATTATTGATTTGTCCATAGTtatctataaataaaatatataattttgatAAACTGACATATTGGTAATACAGTTAGTTATTACACATAAGTTAAGGAGGCATTAGTATTGTAAATTCAAtcatgaagaagaaaaaataccCTAGCTAAACTCAATTAGCTTAGCAGATATTCATTTTCAGTTACCTTGGCAAAGAGCACAGCTTCATCCACGTCTCCTTGAGACAGAGCCATCGTCCTCCTAAAAGCCTGAAAGACAAGGATGCGAGTGAGAGTGATTACACTGTACATCCAtcttaaaaagtataaaaaagacaccgtaacataacattacaaaaaatatataattcaaattatggagtacggtctagacctgctttaTAGGAGCGTCTTGAAATaacttgttatgatttgacgctatataaaaataaattgaattgaattaaaatatTGCCCTGTTTGAAGGCATATATTGTTAAttagtcgttgtggttttcttCTTTCTGTTCAGTCTTCTTgaactttaaataaataaccacTTACAGATCCTTAGGAACCGAACACTGAAACACAGCAGAACAAAACTGTATTTCTTACATACAAACTGTTTTACTCTTCAGATTTGCAGACAAGCCTAATACAGATCTGAAAATATGGATTCAGAATGCAGAGCAGTGACATTTCCTCTGGCAACATTTTTCAACCCTCTCATGCTCTAAGTAATTTAAACCCCAACCTGTGCTGAGATGTGACCTGCTTCTTGCATGAGCGCCACCTCTGCTGAGCTCTTGAGGGCCCTAAGAG from Sebastes fasciatus isolate fSebFas1 chromosome 13, fSebFas1.pri, whole genome shotgun sequence encodes the following:
- the xpnpep3 gene encoding xaa-Pro aminopeptidase 3 translates to MLPSASSLLRSAVRLLPPRTWSPGCVRCSCRNISVKPGGLKPKTVPARYLGQPSPFTHPHLIKHGEVTPGLSQTEYELRRHRLASFIEAQSDKLGPSASSSTHVVIVLSHPTRYMTNDIPYPFHQNQDFLYLSGILEPDSALVLYGKGRPDQAILFVPRRDPGRELWDGPRSGKDGAAALTGIERVHSTEELGLVLKSLKGTVLWYDSSQPAHPRLHKAHVGPVLEAGPMPHTLRPLIHSLRALKSSAEVALMQEAGHISAQAFRRTMALSQGDVDEAVLFAKFDFENRIHGANFLAYPPVVAGGNRANTLHYINNNQIIKDGEMVLLDGGCEYFGYVSDITRTWPVNGKFSPAQAELYEAILEVQRSCLSLCSTGVSLDHIYSTMLALLGRQLRRLGIVKASASDADLLKAARRYCPHHVGHYLGMDVHDTPELSRSQPLQPGMAITIEPGLYIPEDNDQVPERFRGLGIRIEDDVVIRDKGGPLILSSNAPKTIADVEKACAQR